A region of Acanthopagrus latus isolate v.2019 unplaced genomic scaffold, fAcaLat1.1, whole genome shotgun sequence DNA encodes the following proteins:
- the LOC119015896 gene encoding myosin tail region-interacting protein MTI1-like produces MIRTTYVTSEGAWPTSYKSSSPAAGAQSVGDKRRVVSRLNMSDGFKKPLPPGGGRRRPQCRHAAGDSAAPAATAEASRPPPSEGGATAGAAAWPAIPPMPPLPPLSPMPPLPPLPPMPPLPPLPPLPAASMQNDMEWPELLHEEAKLVQKGVRRRGDNLYPSIPRLGPVKDDGGRQPPEAAIGALEASAGVDVGAVGENDREWELELDREMLSDEGTTPCPTPVNSPRSSSPISPGPCLLNSPGPNLGQFLPLKKYDEEWED; encoded by the exons atgatacgTACCACGTACGTAACTTCTGAGGGGGCGTGGCCAACCAGCTATAAAAGCAGCAGCCCAGCAGCAGGAGCCCAGTCTGTTGGAGACAAGAGAAGAG TTGTTTCAAGACTGAATATG AGTGATGGTTTCAAAAAACCACTCCCTCCTGGTGGTGGACGGAGGCGTCCGCAGTGTCGGCATGCGGCAGGTGACAGTGCCGCACCTGCTGCCACCGCTGAAGCATCTCGTCCACCACCGTCGGAGGGAGGTGCCACCGCTGGAGCAGCAGCTTGGCCAGCCATCCCACCCATGCCACCACTGCCTCCCCTCTCACCCATGCCACCACTGCCTCCCCTTCCACCCATGCCGCCACTGCCTCCCCTTCCACCCTTGCCTGCTGCGTCGATGCAGAACGACATGGAGTGGCCGGAGTTGCTCCATGAGGAGGCAAAGCTGGTGCAGAAGGGTGTCAGG AGACGTGGCGACAACCTTTACCCCTCCATCCCCCGTCTGGGCCCGGTGAAGGATGATGGAGGGCGGCAGCCACCTGAGGCAGCCATTGGAGCCCTGGAGGCATCAGCAGGGGTAGATGTAGGGGCGGTGGGGGAGAACGACCGAGAGTGGGAACTGGAGTTGGACAGGGAGATGCTTTCAGATGAAGGCACAACTCCTTGTCCGACTCCAGTCAATTCCCCCCGGTCGTCTTCTCCCATATCTCCTGGCCCGTGCCTGCTGAATTCTCCAGGGCCCAATTTGGGCCAATTTTTGCCTCTGAAGAAGTATGACGAGGAGTGGGAGGactaa